A DNA window from Engystomops pustulosus chromosome 10, aEngPut4.maternal, whole genome shotgun sequence contains the following coding sequences:
- the PROK2 gene encoding prokineticin-2 gives MRRVQSLSLLFVALLLLKFGEAAVITGACERDVQCGGGMCCAVSLWIRSLRMCTPLGNEGDDCHPLSHKTPYFGKRMHHTCPCLPNLTCTKLDDTTYKCLPFLKSSDFYY, from the exons ATGAGAAGAGTACAGTCACTATCTCTCCTTTTTGTTGCCTTACTGCTCCTAAAGTTTGGAGAAGCTGCAGTCATCACTGGG gCTTGTGAAAGGGATGTACAGTGcggaggagggatgtgctgcgcCGTCAGCCTCTGGATAAGAAGCTTACGGATGTGCACTCCTCTTGGCAATGAAGGAGATGACTGTCATCCATTAAGTCATAAA ACTCCATATTTTGGCAAAAGAATGCACCACACTTGTCCTTGTCTCCCAAACTTGACCTGTACTAAGTTGGACGACACCACCTACAAATGTCTGCCGTTCCTGAAGAGCAGCGACTTCTACTATTAA